DNA from Desulfosporosinus sp. Sb-LF:
TTAGCGCGTCATAACTCATAGGATACATTTACCATAGGTATTAGTGTTATTTAGATATAATTACCATAAATATCCAACATCCTTTTTTCACTTTAGGTTATCCTATAAAAGTCATAAGTTTATTTTAAGGGAGGCTTCTAAATTATGGGTAATAATAATGATCAAGACACTGGAAATGGACCAGGAAAAGGACAAAATAAAGGGGCTGGACCACGAAAAGGAAAATCGAAAGAAAAAGGGTAAGAACAAGTGAAGTCGCGTGAACAAGGGTTGGTTCATAACAGGATACCAAAATAGTTAACTGTATTGGACTATATTGTTTAAACATCATGCTCTAGAAATATTCTGGGGCATGATGTTTAAAGAAAATTTATACATTTGTAAATGTCTTGGATAGCTTCGATAGGTGAGTTGAATGCTGGATTTGAAACTATTTATTGGCAGTTTTATTTTGCTTTTTCTTGCCACTGGAGGAAGGGGTAGGGTGTATCAGCTAGAATAAAGAGTTTCTGACATATGATCAAGATTTACAATCACATACATCAAACTGTTTTTAAAGAGGTAAAAGGCGTTTTATCCTAGGTTCCAAAAAGCACTAAGGTTATTTGAGCAGGATTAGTTTTTGTACCATAGTCACCAACTTAGTGAGTTACCAGTGGGATTCATTTGACTATGAATGATACCAACACAGCTTTTCAAAGTCTAATGACATTGGGTACAACCCTTCTACGAGCAATTAACAACAATTTGTTTAGCTCTAAACTATGCTACTTAACTTTGATTTCGTCAATTAAAAATTGGTCATGAGTCGAGGACAAACTTAACAAGCAAATTATAGCCCCTGCTAATGCAAGAAACATGTCCCAATGTGTGTCCCAAATATCTCCCTGAAGCCCAAGGAAAGCCTCTGCGCCTCCGCCCAACATTATTGCCGCGCACCACTCAACTAATTCATAAAGAGAACTTACCCCAAGAACTAATCCGAGAACAATGATTATAAGCAGTTTCCCTTTTGGAAGGAAGATATTCGCAGCAGGATTTCCCTTAAAGTAAGGGCCCAAACGAAACCATTTATAAAATGCCCAAACCGATCATAGTAATTTCTCCCAAGATAAAAAGAATCCTTTAGCCAGTTAAATAGTGGCACTTTGCCATAAGTGTAATGCCCACCGATGAGGACTATTATTGCACCCAAACATAGAAGCAAGTAAACTGGGGTGGTGAGACGGAACTTGTTATAGGTATAAATAATAATAAATGCTCCCAAAACAACCGGAGTAACCTCTAAAAACCAAGTGCCCAATTGGTAAGGCTTATAAGCAGACCATATAAACACTAAGACTAAACTTGTTAGAAGGAAACTGTGTATCGGTTTAACTGATTTTAAGCTTGAAATTTTCATTTTACGCTTGTCCATTCTTTTGATTTCTTAACTTCTATCTTGGCTTAGTTCTAGATAAATAATTCAATATAAATTGCATTACCTAAAATCTCACCCATAATTCGCGCCGAAATGATGTCGAAAAAAGCC
Protein-coding regions in this window:
- a CDS encoding DUF2238 domain-containing protein; this translates as MGPYFKGNPAANIFLPKGKLLIIIVLGLVLGVSSLYELVEWCAAIMLGGGAEAFLGLQGDIWDTHWDMFLALAGAIICLLSLSSTHDQFLIDEIKVK
- a CDS encoding DUF2238 domain-containing protein, with translation MDKRKMKISSLKSVKPIHSFLLTSLVLVFIWSAYKPYQLGTWFLEVTPVVLGAFIIIYTYNKFRLTTPVYLLLCLGAIIVLIGGHYTYGKVPLFNWLKDSFYLGRNYYDRFGHFINGFVWALTLREILLRISSFQKGNCL